The DNA window CACCCTGTATGTCGCGCTTTCGGGCGTCACCCAGGCCTTGCTTCCGGCGCTGGGCCGAGCGTATGGAGCGGGGTCGCCGCAGCAGGTCGGCTCGGCCTTTCGCCAGGGACTGTGGCTGTCCGCCGGGCTTTGCCTCGCGGGCATGGTGCTGCTGCTGTGGCCCGACCCCCTGCTGTCCTTGACCGGGCAGTCGCACGACCCCGCGGTCGATCGCTATCTGCGAATCCTGGCGCTGGGCCTGCCCGCGGCGCTGATGTTTCGCATCCACGCCGCCCTCAGTCAGGCGATCTCCAGGCCCATGCTCGTCACCCTGCTGCAACTCGGCGGGCTGCTGCTGAAGCTCGCGTTCAACGCCCTTTTCCTGCTGCCCGCCAGCTTTGGCCTGCATGCCTTGCCGGCCCTCGGGGCCACCGGTTGCGCCCTGGCAACCGTCATCACCCAATGGCTGCTGCTCGGCATTGCCCTGCTGCAACATCGCCACAGCCGCGTGCTGCGGCCGTTCGAGGCCTTGCGACATTGGGAATGGCCCTCATGGGCGCAACAAGGCCCGTTGTTGCGCCTGGGTGGCCCCATCGGCCTGAGCCTGCTGGTGGAAGTTTCGGCCTTCACGTTCATGGCGCTGTTCATTGCGCGCATGGGCGACACCGAACTGGCGGGACATCAGATCGCGGCCAATTTCGCCACCGTGCTGTACATGTTGCCGCTGTCGGTCTCCATCGCCGCCGGCTCCCTGGTGGCGCAGCAACTGGGGGCCGGTCATGAGGCCGCGGCGCGGCACGCGGCCTGGGGTGGCGTGGGGCTGGCGGCGCTGTTGTCGATGAGCCTGGGCGCCGTGGTCTGGTTCGAGCGCGCGAGCATCGTGGCCTGGTACACGCCGGATGCGGCGGTGCAGGCTGTGGCCTATCACCTCTTCCTCTTCATCGCTGCTTACCAGTTGTTCGACGCGGTGCAGGCTTGCAGCGCCTTCGTGCTGCGCTCGTATCACATCGCGGTGCTGCCCAGTGCTCTCTATGCCCTGTCGTTGTGGGGGGTGGGTCTGGGCGGTGGCTATGGGCTGGCGTTCAACACCCTGGGGTTCAGCCCGCCGGCGCTGCAAGGCGCGGCTGGTTTCTGGATGGGGAATACGACCGGGCTGGCCTTGGCGGCAGGCAGCTTTGCCTGGCTGTTGTGGCGTACGGCGCGCAAGCCGTCGTGACGCCTGCGGCGCCAGGCTGCGACCTCATCACGCTTTCAAGTCTGCCATCTTGCCCCGTTTCCACCTCAGGCCTGCAGCGCCTCGATGGCCTGGGCGATGTCCAGCCAACGCTCTTCGCATTGCGCGAGGCGCTCGGCCACCTGTTTGAGGCGCTTGCCCTGCTCGACACGCTCGGTCGCCTGCGTCGTCGCTTGCGACAGGCTGCGTTCCAGACTGGCCTGCTCGGTTTCAAGTGCACGCATCTCGGCTTCGATACGGTTTTGCTCGCTCTTCAGCGGCTTGGCCTGCTGCGCCAGCTGCTGACGCGACTGCGCCGCATGGCGACGCTGGTCCTTGCGGGTCCCCTGGGCAGACTCAGGCTCCGTTGCCGCGTTGCCATCCGTGTTGTTGGCCATGCTGTCGGTTGCGTTGCTGGCTGCACCGCCGGCCCCGTTCGCACCCCTGCCAGGAGCCTGCGCGCGGTCACGCATGCGGGCGCGCGCACGCTCCAGCACCCAGCGCTGGTAGTCGTCGAGGTCGCCCTCGAAGGTCTGCACGGTGCCATCGGCCACCAGCCAGTAGTCGTCGCAGGCGGCGCGCAACAAAGCGCGGTCGTGCGACACCAGCAGCATGGCGCCGCCGAATTCCTGCAGGGCCAGGGTCAGCGCTTCGCGCGTGGCGAGGTCCAGGTGGTTGGTCGGCTCGTCGAGCAGCAGCACATTGGGGCGCTGCCACACCAGCAGCGCGAGCAGCAATCGCGCCTTCTCGCCACCCGACATCGAGCCCACATTCTGCTCGGCCATGTCGCCACTGAACTGGAAGCGGCCCAGCCAGTTGCGCCAGTCCTGCGTGGTGGTCTGCGGCTGGGTCTGCTTGGCCAGGCGCGCGAGGTGCTGCATGGGTGATTCGTCCGGGCGCAGCACGTCCATCTCCTGCTGGGCGTAGTAGCCCACCACCACATCGACCCCCGGCTGCGCCTTGCCGGCCAGCGCCGGCAGCAATCCCGCCAGGGTTTTGACCAGGGTGGACTTGCCCTGCCCGTTGGCACCCAGCACGCCGATGCGCGCGCCGGCAAGGATGTCACGTTCCACGCCCCGCAAGATGGGCTGGCCTGGCGCGTAGCCGCAGTCCACCCCGCGCAGCCGCAGCAGTTGTTGCGGCTGGCGCGCGGGTTTGAGGAAGTCGAAACGCAGGGGGTTGCTCAGCATCACCGGGGCCAGGCGCTCCATGCGCTCCAGCGCCTTGAGCCGGCTTTGCGCCTGCTTTGCCTTGGTCGCCTGGGCGCGGAAACGATCGACGAAGCGCGTGAGATGGGCGATGTCTTGCTGCTGCCGGTTATAGGCCTGCGACTGCTGCGTCAACTGCTGGGCGCGACGTTCCTCGAAGTCGGTGTAGCCGCCAGCGAAGCGCTGCAGTTTGCCGTGCTCGAGTTGTACGGTGACACGGGTTGCCGCGTCGAGAAATTCGCGGTCGTGGGAGATGACGATCATGGTGCCGGCGTAGCGCGACAGCCAGTTCTCCAGCCACACCAGGGCGTCGAGGTCGAGATGGTTGGTGGGCTCGTCCAGCAGCATGCAATCGCTGGGCTGAAACAAGGCCTGGGCCAGGGCCAGACGCATGCGCCAGCCGCCGGAGAAGTCGCGCACCGGTTGTTGCAATTCCTGGGGGGCGAAGCCCAGGCCCAGCAACAAGGCCTCGGCGCGAGCGGTGGCGGTGTAGCCGTCGGCCAGTTCGAGCGCCTCGGCGGCTGCGGCCAGGGCCATGCCATCATGCACGGCTTCGGCGGCGCGCATCGCGGCGTTGGCTGCCTGCAAGGCGGCATCGGCCTGGCAGACGAAATCGGTGGCCGGCAGATCCGAATCCGGCGCGTTCTGCGCGACGGAGGCCACCCGCCAGTGGGCGGGGAAATCGAGGCTGCCGCCGTCTTCATGCAACTGGCCGAGCAGCAGCGCGAACAGTGACGATTTGCCGGCACCGTTCGCGCCAACCAGGCCGACCTTCTCACCGGGGTGAATGGTGAGGTCGGCGCTGTCCAGCACCACTTTGGCGGCGCGGCGCAGGGTGAGGGCTTGCAGGCGAATCATGCCGGGCTGCGCAAGGCCGCGGCCTCGACCAGGAACACGGCATCGTCGCCGCCACTGGTGGACAACCAGACCACGGGAAGGCGCGGGAAAGCCGCCTCGAAATGCGCGCGTTCGTTGCCAATCTCGACCACCAGCACGCCTTCCGGCGCGAGACGCGAACGCGCGTCGGTGAGCAGGCGGCGCACCAGGTCCATGCCGTCGGCACCACCGGCCAGGGCGAGTTCCGGTTCGTGGCGGTATTCCTGCGGCAGCGTCTGCATGCTCTGGGCATTGACGTAGGGCGGATTGCACAACATCAGCTCCAGCCCCGGCCCACGCTCACTGCCGGGCAAGGCGTTCAACAAGTCGGATTGCAGCAGTTGCACGCGGTCCTGCAAGGCATGCAGCGCGACGTTGGCCCGCGCCACGTCGAGCGCATCCGGCGAGATGTCGGCGCCGAGCACCTGGGCCTCGGACCAGCGCTGCGCGGCGAGGATGGCGAGACAGCCGCTGCCGGTGCAGATGTCGGCAATGCGCCGAGGCTCCGCAGGTAGCCAGGGATCCAGCCCGTCCTGCAGCAGTTCGGCGATGAAGGAGCGCGGCACGATCACGCGTTCGTCGACGAGGAAGCGCTCGCCCTGCAGCCAGGCTTCGCCGAGCAGATAGGCGACGGGTTTGCGCGTGGCGATGCGCTGGCCAAGCAGGGCGTCGAAGCGCGCGAGGGCATCGGCAGGCACTTCGCGCTGCAGCAAGGCGTCGAACGCCGCGAAGCCGTCCATCAGCGGCCAGCCCAGGGCGTGGATCAACAGCCAGGCGGCTTCGTCCTCGGCCGTCGCGGCGCCATGGCCGAAGTGCAAACCGGC is part of the Thiomonas sp. X19 genome and encodes:
- a CDS encoding MATE family efflux transporter, whose amino-acid sequence is MKAVVPLLRLTAGVLMGQLAIIGFGVADTVMLGRYANTANLATLSLGQAIYITLYVALSGVTQALLPALGRAYGAGSPQQVGSAFRQGLWLSAGLCLAGMVLLLWPDPLLSLTGQSHDPAVDRYLRILALGLPAALMFRIHAALSQAISRPMLVTLLQLGGLLLKLAFNALFLLPASFGLHALPALGATGCALATVITQWLLLGIALLQHRHSRVLRPFEALRHWEWPSWAQQGPLLRLGGPIGLSLLVEVSAFTFMALFIARMGDTELAGHQIAANFATVLYMLPLSVSIAAGSLVAQQLGAGHEAAARHAAWGGVGLAALLSMSLGAVVWFERASIVAWYTPDAAVQAVAYHLFLFIAAYQLFDAVQACSAFVLRSYHIAVLPSALYALSLWGVGLGGGYGLAFNTLGFSPPALQGAAGFWMGNTTGLALAAGSFAWLLWRTARKPS
- a CDS encoding ABC-F family ATP-binding cassette domain-containing protein, coding for MIRLQALTLRRAAKVVLDSADLTIHPGEKVGLVGANGAGKSSLFALLLGQLHEDGGSLDFPAHWRVASVAQNAPDSDLPATDFVCQADAALQAANAAMRAAEAVHDGMALAAAAEALELADGYTATARAEALLLGLGFAPQELQQPVRDFSGGWRMRLALAQALFQPSDCMLLDEPTNHLDLDALVWLENWLSRYAGTMIVISHDREFLDAATRVTVQLEHGKLQRFAGGYTDFEERRAQQLTQQSQAYNRQQQDIAHLTRFVDRFRAQATKAKQAQSRLKALERMERLAPVMLSNPLRFDFLKPARQPQQLLRLRGVDCGYAPGQPILRGVERDILAGARIGVLGANGQGKSTLVKTLAGLLPALAGKAQPGVDVVVGYYAQQEMDVLRPDESPMQHLARLAKQTQPQTTTQDWRNWLGRFQFSGDMAEQNVGSMSGGEKARLLLALLVWQRPNVLLLDEPTNHLDLATREALTLALQEFGGAMLLVSHDRALLRAACDDYWLVADGTVQTFEGDLDDYQRWVLERARARMRDRAQAPGRGANGAGGAASNATDSMANNTDGNAATEPESAQGTRKDQRRHAAQSRQQLAQQAKPLKSEQNRIEAEMRALETEQASLERSLSQATTQATERVEQGKRLKQVAERLAQCEERWLDIAQAIEALQA
- the prmB gene encoding 50S ribosomal protein L3 N(5)-glutamine methyltransferase is translated as MNKGHPATPRFGAVWQRAAHELQTAGLHFGHGAATAEDEAAWLLIHALGWPLMDGFAAFDALLQREVPADALARFDALLGQRIATRKPVAYLLGEAWLQGERFLVDERVIVPRSFIAELLQDGLDPWLPAEPRRIADICTGSGCLAILAAQRWSEAQVLGADISPDALDVARANVALHALQDRVQLLQSDLLNALPGSERGPGLELMLCNPPYVNAQSMQTLPQEYRHEPELALAGGADGMDLVRRLLTDARSRLAPEGVLVVEIGNERAHFEAAFPRLPVVWLSTSGGDDAVFLVEAAALRSPA